One segment of Rosa chinensis cultivar Old Blush chromosome 6, RchiOBHm-V2, whole genome shotgun sequence DNA contains the following:
- the LOC112172172 gene encoding probable carboxylesterase 12: MSDELAHDFSPMIKVYKDGRIDRPWGTTTVPASIDPQTGVQSKDVVISTAPPVSVRLYIPKSTTTESAESTRKLPLLVYFHGGGFCIGSAFSRIYHNYCNSLVSEANVVAVSVDYRLVPEHPLPAAYEDSWAALKWVESHFAGTGPEEWLNRHADLNRVFFSGDSAGANIAHHMGLRVGSEKLVGFKLNGIVLGHPYFWGEEPIGGEVALGENHREHLAALWRFAYPLTSGSDDPLFNPGKDPKLGELGCEKVLVCVAEKDALKDRGWYYSEVLKKSGWNGVVEVLETKEEQHVFHLINPSCDNAVTMLKKIVSFMN; the protein is encoded by the coding sequence ATGAGCGATGAACTAGCCCATGATTTCTCTCCCATGATCAAAGTATACAAAGATGGTCGAATCGACCGACCCTGGGGAACAACAACAGTCCCTGCATCCATCGATCCCCAAACCGGTGTTCAATCCAAAGACGTCGTCATCTCAACCGCACCACCCGTCTCTGTAAGGCTTTACATTCCCAAATCCACCACAACCGAGTCAGCCGAGTCAACCCGGAAGCTCCCTCTTCTGGTTTACTTTCACGGCGGTGGCTTCTGCATTGGAAGTGCTTTCTCTCGCATATATCACAACTACTGCAACTCTTTAGTCTCTGAAGCCAACGTTGTTGCTGTTTCTGTTGACTATAGGTTGGTGCCGGAGCACCCTCTTCCGGCTGCCTATGAAGATTCATGGGCCGCTCTCAAATGGGTGGAGTCCCATTTCGCCGGAACCGGCCCGGAAGAGTGGCTGAACCGGCATGCAGATTTGAACCGGGTTTTCTTTTCAGGTGATAGCGCTGGGGCAAACATAGCTCACCACATGGGTTTGAGAGTTGGGTCTGAGAAGTTGGTGGGTTTTAAGCTGAATGGGATTGTTCTGGGGCATCCATACTTTTGGGGTGAAGAACCAATAGGCGGAGAGGTAGCTTTGGGCGAGAATCATAGAGAGCATTTGGCTGCTTTGTGGAGGTTTGCTTACCCTTTGACTAGTGGATCTgatgacccgctttttaatccgGGTAAGGATCCGAAGTTGGGGGAGTTGGGTTGTGAGAAAGTGTTGGTCTGTGTTGCGGAGAAGGACGCGTTGAAAGATAGGGGGTGGTATTACAGTGAGGTGTTGAAGAAGAGTGGATGGAATGGAGTAGTAGAGGTTTTGGAAACAAAGGAGGAGCAGCATGTGTTCCATTTGATCAATCCTAGTTGTGACAATGCTGTGACCATGCTCAAGAAGATCGTTTCTTTCATGAATTAG